A part of Streptomyces sp. NBC_01451 genomic DNA contains:
- a CDS encoding histone-like nucleoid-structuring protein Lsr2, with product MQKTIVTLVDDISGEEADDIDTHTIVIDGAGVEIDLTSKNHDLLLEALRPFLHAAGARRVRGSVTSGGGKAKRRGAGSGNTAQIRAWAKENGYDVNDRGRVPADIREAYEKANA from the coding sequence ATGCAAAAGACAATTGTCACCCTGGTGGACGACATCAGCGGCGAGGAAGCCGACGACATCGACACGCACACCATCGTCATTGACGGTGCCGGGGTCGAAATCGACCTCACCAGTAAGAACCACGATCTCCTGCTTGAGGCCCTGCGCCCGTTCCTGCACGCTGCGGGTGCCCGCCGAGTACGCGGGAGCGTCACGTCGGGCGGCGGAAAGGCCAAGCGTCGCGGAGCCGGCAGTGGGAACACCGCCCAGATCCGCGCCTGGGCGAAGGAGAACGGCTACGACGTCAACGACCGCGGCCGGGTCCCCGCCGACATCAGGGAAGCGTACGAAAAGGCGAATGCCTGA
- a CDS encoding GntR family transcriptional regulator, whose product MAQLADTKRAHGATWSERSLRPQATRRKNPSQEDALTTPGPGAQPQTTERARVESLLRDRITTGTYQTGAQIPSMEALASELGVGKDSVQFAFNRLSDAGLLLLVEGRGTVVTDPQAPPTGPELHVTTLAGTTETWTVPGRGITNADHIRTVLTRRLARGTYPPGERVPSTRSLAEEFRVSQITLRNALKPLIEAGLLIPFQGRGTFANSRPPSVKH is encoded by the coding sequence ATGGCACAACTCGCTGACACCAAGCGAGCACATGGAGCAACATGGTCTGAGCGGAGCCTGCGCCCGCAGGCGACGCGACGCAAAAATCCCAGCCAGGAAGATGCCTTGACCACTCCAGGACCCGGCGCTCAGCCACAAACCACCGAACGTGCACGCGTGGAGTCACTACTGCGAGACCGGATCACGACCGGCACGTACCAGACAGGGGCGCAGATACCCAGCATGGAAGCTCTCGCTTCCGAACTGGGCGTCGGCAAGGACAGCGTCCAGTTCGCCTTCAACCGGCTGTCAGACGCAGGTCTCTTGCTCCTTGTCGAAGGGCGAGGCACCGTAGTGACAGACCCGCAAGCACCCCCCACCGGCCCCGAGCTGCACGTAACGACCCTCGCCGGCACGACCGAGACCTGGACCGTACCCGGCCGAGGCATCACGAACGCCGACCACATCCGGACGGTCCTCACGAGGCGACTGGCCCGCGGGACCTACCCCCCAGGGGAACGAGTGCCATCCACGAGGTCACTAGCCGAGGAATTCAGAGTCAGCCAAATCACGCTCCGCAACGCCCTCAAACCCCTCATCGAGGCCGGCCTCCTGATCCCCTTTCAAGGACGGGGCACATTTGCCAACTCCCGGCCACCAAGCGTGAAACATTGA